A region of Thermovibrio ammonificans HB-1 DNA encodes the following proteins:
- a CDS encoding Holliday junction DNA helicase produces MNAKAKGTRFERQVKKVFEEAGFEVVRSAASLGKADLFVEGLGSVQCKVRKKLSIYGLFEGADILAVKADKKEPLIVVPLKTFIKLIGGNCDS; encoded by the coding sequence ATGAACGCAAAGGCAAAGGGGACGAGGTTTGAGCGTCAGGTAAAGAAGGTCTTTGAGGAAGCAGGCTTTGAGGTAGTCAGGTCTGCGGCAAGCCTTGGAAAAGCAGACCTCTTTGTAGAGGGCCTTGGGAGCGTTCAGTGCAAAGTCAGGAAGAAACTCTCTATCTATGGTCTCTTTGAGGGAGCAGACATCTTAGCTGTCAAGGCAGACAAGAAGGAGCCTCTAATTGTTGTTCCCCTAAAAACCTTCATCAAGCTGATTGGAGGAAACTGTGACTCTTGA
- a CDS encoding phage regulatory CII family protein yields the protein MCRFVLSNQKTKLGGDRMSRARAKVVERVLPYESMSVKEVLNTARGVSGRTYSEIADEMGIGTETVRRYHSDPDYNPPLPRVPELNRAYGNDILIQWLARKCGGVFIKTNEVRSPAELQKEIAFLAKEFSDVLRVHADAIKDNELTKEELEKLHKEAEELLIKCAEVVFAVKKAIQGNREGE from the coding sequence TTGTGCAGGTTTGTTTTGAGCAATCAAAAAACCAAGTTGGGAGGAGATAGGATGAGCAGAGCAAGAGCCAAGGTAGTTGAGAGGGTTCTTCCCTACGAATCAATGAGTGTTAAGGAGGTTTTAAACACGGCAAGAGGCGTCAGTGGAAGGACTTATTCGGAAATCGCTGATGAGATGGGAATAGGTACAGAGACAGTAAGGCGATACCACTCAGACCCTGATTATAACCCGCCGCTGCCGAGGGTTCCAGAGCTTAACAGGGCATACGGAAACGACATTCTTATTCAGTGGCTTGCCCGCAAGTGCGGTGGAGTTTTCATAAAGACCAACGAGGTTCGCTCCCCTGCAGAACTCCAGAAGGAAATTGCTTTCCTTGCAAAAGAGTTTTCTGACGTTTTAAGGGTTCACGCCGACGCGATTAAAGACAACGAGCTTACAAAAGAGGAACTTGAAAAGCTACACAAGGAAGCAGAGGAGCTCCTAATCAAGTGCGCCGAAGTGGTCTTTGCAGTTAAGAAGGCAATTCAAGGAAACAGGGAGGGCGAGTAA
- a CDS encoding lytic transglycosylase domain-containing protein, giving the protein MTRISPEISPEMVREKVKELLPERYRHLLPVIMGIVETESSFNPYAARYESHFRYLVSPERYYRYYSSSPEIEVILQKTSLGLMQVMGANYRTMGYKGPLTALFDDWEKQLYYGVKFFLRLYEKYGNVPDAVAAYNAGSPRRKSDGTYVNQSYVNKVLKRADKWRSK; this is encoded by the coding sequence ATGACGAGAATTAGCCCTGAAATTAGCCCTGAAATGGTAAGGGAAAAAGTAAAGGAGCTCCTTCCCGAAAGGTACCGGCACCTGCTACCGGTAATAATGGGGATAGTGGAGACTGAGAGTTCCTTCAACCCCTACGCCGCCCGCTACGAATCCCACTTCCGCTATCTCGTCTCCCCAGAGCGCTACTACCGCTACTACTCCTCAAGCCCGGAAATAGAAGTAATCCTTCAGAAAACATCTCTTGGTCTCATGCAAGTTATGGGGGCCAACTACCGCACGATGGGCTACAAGGGCCCGCTCACGGCTCTTTTTGACGACTGGGAAAAACAGCTCTACTACGGCGTTAAGTTCTTCCTCAGGCTCTACGAAAAGTACGGGAACGTCCCCGACGCAGTGGCGGCCTACAACGCCGGAAGCCCGAGGAGAAAATCTGACGGCACATATGTAAACCAAAGCTATGTAAACAAGGTTCTTAAAAGAGCAGACAAGTGGAGGAGTAAGTAA
- a CDS encoding phage protein Gp27 family protein: MPRRSKATLNDLINRIVYLYEKEKLSFKQIESVLRSEGYDISKSSIHRAYRTYAEAAEDYKKIYEETKALIETLKENPATDVIESISVILANRLFKFVKDIKSMDFDDPHELISSVQKLAKTISELQKAREEREKAAMAILKKGAEEGKVAPEILKKIQELYGA, translated from the coding sequence ATGCCAAGGCGGAGCAAAGCTACCCTTAACGACCTTATAAATAGAATTGTTTACCTCTACGAGAAGGAAAAGCTGAGCTTCAAGCAGATAGAGAGCGTTTTAAGGAGCGAGGGCTACGACATTTCAAAGTCTTCAATCCATAGAGCTTACAGAACCTACGCCGAGGCCGCTGAGGATTACAAAAAAATCTACGAGGAGACGAAGGCCCTCATAGAGACCCTCAAAGAGAACCCGGCAACCGACGTTATAGAGAGCATATCGGTTATCCTTGCCAACCGCCTCTTTAAGTTCGTTAAAGACATTAAATCAATGGACTTTGACGACCCCCACGAGCTGATTTCCTCGGTTCAGAAGTTAGCAAAGACCATCTCCGAGCTCCAGAAGGCAAGAGAGGAGAGAGAAAAGGCGGCAATGGCAATCCTTAAAAAGGGAGCCGAGGAAGGCAAAGTCGCCCCGGAAATCCTGAAGAAAATACAGGAACTCTACGGAGCTTAA
- a CDS encoding 3TM-type holin codes for MAPVVAALIPGIVEALKGLLKKKAPDVAQKVEELLSDPQTRIELEKLAIRKMELQMEPEKWELADRASAREMARYDMTSDSFLSKNVRPMVLIYLTVMFTIAFFLSAKNEFAAQMVNTFQSLLLWVYGFYFGGRSLEKIVKIVRSK; via the coding sequence ATGGCTCCCGTCGTGGCGGCGCTAATTCCGGGAATAGTTGAAGCCTTGAAAGGACTTCTCAAAAAGAAAGCTCCTGACGTTGCTCAGAAAGTTGAGGAGCTCCTTTCCGACCCTCAGACGAGGATTGAGCTTGAGAAACTGGCCATCCGGAAGATGGAGCTCCAGATGGAACCGGAAAAGTGGGAGCTTGCCGACAGGGCCTCGGCAAGGGAAATGGCCAGGTACGACATGACCAGCGACAGTTTCCTCTCAAAGAACGTTCGCCCGATGGTTCTTATTTACCTGACTGTAATGTTCACAATAGCTTTCTTTCTATCTGCAAAGAACGAGTTTGCCGCCCAGATGGTTAACACCTTTCAGAGCCTCCTGCTCTGGGTTTACGGTTTCTACTTCGGTGGCAGGAGCCTTGAGAAGATTGTCAAAATCGTGAGGAGCAAATGA
- a CDS encoding YiiX/YebB-like N1pC/P60 family cysteine hydrolase, with translation MTKAYVLASKGISLTSRLIRWWQWGFEFTHVGYVLDLSDPTDPTVVEAWWSGVREGRFSGAHTPGTEFAVYSVKVSEAQKELIEIFLHDQVGKPYDWLGILGFPLRNWKLEKRNRWFCSELVFTAFKRAGIELLKNTHPSEVSPRLFLKSPLLTFEYSTNLGDERERIGCHCTST, from the coding sequence GTGACTAAGGCTTACGTCCTCGCCTCTAAGGGCATCAGTCTCACGAGCCGCCTTATCAGGTGGTGGCAGTGGGGCTTTGAATTTACTCACGTAGGGTATGTGCTGGACCTATCTGACCCTACCGACCCTACCGTCGTTGAGGCGTGGTGGAGCGGGGTTAGAGAGGGTAGGTTCTCAGGGGCTCACACCCCTGGAACAGAGTTTGCCGTTTACTCCGTGAAGGTATCAGAGGCTCAAAAGGAACTTATTGAAATTTTCCTCCACGACCAGGTAGGAAAGCCCTACGACTGGCTGGGCATTCTCGGCTTTCCTCTGCGCAACTGGAAACTGGAAAAGAGGAATAGATGGTTTTGCTCGGAACTCGTTTTCACGGCCTTCAAGAGAGCAGGGATAGAGCTCCTCAAAAATACACACCCAAGCGAAGTTAGCCCAAGGCTCTTTCTTAAGAGCCCGCTACTGACCTTTGAATATTCAACAAATTTGGGGGATGAACGTGAGAGGATTGGCTGTCATTGTACTTCTACTTAG
- a CDS encoding LexA family protein, whose protein sequence is MSVNERLRKLREHLGLSQSKMAKELGVSLKTYQRYEQVGYDIPERALRQIEATFNVNPEWLRQGKGEMFRPKTEAQIIATPEFVVKPIPLIAEGEAGFGQFIPNLVEPDKVVWFPVPTSLANHRLFFIKVVGNSMEPRIFEGDIVLVDKDATVGKGDLVAALLKDGTLVVKRYWKNNGDGTVVLESINPSYPPIVVRPKELRDIALVRFIVPNGDLIDYNHK, encoded by the coding sequence ATGAGCGTAAATGAGAGATTAAGAAAACTCCGTGAGCATTTAGGGTTAAGTCAAAGCAAGATGGCAAAAGAGTTGGGGGTAAGTTTAAAAACTTATCAAAGATACGAACAGGTAGGATACGACATTCCGGAAAGAGCATTGCGTCAAATTGAGGCAACATTCAACGTAAACCCCGAGTGGCTCCGCCAAGGCAAGGGGGAGATGTTCAGGCCCAAAACAGAGGCCCAGATAATTGCAACCCCCGAATTTGTTGTAAAGCCTATTCCCCTGATAGCCGAAGGGGAGGCAGGCTTTGGCCAGTTTATCCCGAATTTAGTGGAACCAGATAAAGTCGTGTGGTTCCCGGTTCCTACAAGCCTTGCAAATCACAGGCTCTTCTTCATTAAGGTAGTTGGTAATTCTATGGAGCCTCGCATCTTTGAGGGGGACATTGTTTTGGTAGATAAAGATGCCACGGTGGGTAAGGGGGACCTGGTAGCGGCTTTACTAAAAGACGGCACCCTGGTGGTTAAACGCTACTGGAAAAACAACGGCGATGGAACGGTAGTTCTTGAGAGCATTAACCCCTCTTATCCCCCAATAGTTGTAAGGCCGAAAGAGTTAAGGGACATAGCCCTTGTAAGGTTTATAGTTCCAAACGGTGACCTGATAGACTATAACCATAAATAA
- a CDS encoding terminase large subunit domain-containing protein, protein MAILLPYQIEIVKGIDSHKFSVIKMARQTGKSFVVSYWATRRATTKPNHAIVVVSPTERQSKLFVDKVKLHIKAMRLTGVKFFEDTELKKLEVNFPNGSQIIALPANPDGIRGFSGDVIMDEVAFFKNWQEVYRAVFPIITRKKDYKLVAISTPFGKNDLFYYLWSISENNPKWFRYSLNIFEAVAKGLKVDVEELRAGIKNEDAWRTEYLVEFIDEADAVLPYELIQKCEMPKEELLVEDIKELKGELYCGVDVGRRKDLTVITLLEKLGDVLYVRRIEELSKKPFREQLELISHYAHYARRLAIDETGLGMQLAEELKERFGSKVIPVYFSAKNKEELAEKLRAKFQDRLIRVPADPDLREDLHSVRKTVTNAGNVRYEGSTQESHADRFWSLALAVHAATQKRGGFFFKPLKLKFI, encoded by the coding sequence GTGGCAATACTCCTTCCTTACCAGATAGAGATAGTTAAAGGCATAGACTCCCACAAGTTCAGCGTAATCAAGATGGCTCGCCAGACAGGAAAGTCCTTTGTGGTCTCCTACTGGGCAACGAGGAGGGCAACCACAAAGCCCAACCACGCGATAGTCGTAGTCTCTCCCACCGAGAGGCAGAGCAAGCTCTTTGTTGACAAGGTGAAGCTCCACATAAAGGCAATGAGGTTAACCGGCGTTAAGTTCTTTGAAGACACCGAGCTTAAAAAGCTTGAGGTCAACTTCCCCAACGGTAGCCAGATAATAGCCCTTCCTGCAAACCCTGACGGCATTAGAGGTTTCTCCGGCGACGTCATAATGGACGAGGTGGCCTTCTTCAAGAACTGGCAGGAAGTTTACAGGGCGGTATTTCCGATTATCACGAGGAAGAAAGATTACAAGCTTGTTGCCATCTCAACGCCCTTCGGGAAGAACGACCTTTTTTACTACCTCTGGAGCATTAGCGAGAACAATCCTAAGTGGTTCCGCTACTCCCTGAACATATTTGAGGCAGTTGCCAAGGGCCTTAAAGTTGACGTAGAGGAGCTCCGTGCCGGTATAAAGAATGAGGACGCATGGAGAACCGAGTACTTAGTTGAGTTCATAGACGAGGCAGACGCCGTTCTCCCTTACGAGCTGATTCAAAAGTGCGAAATGCCGAAAGAGGAGCTCCTCGTTGAGGACATTAAGGAGCTAAAGGGAGAGCTCTACTGCGGCGTTGACGTTGGAAGGAGGAAAGACCTTACTGTGATTACTCTCCTTGAAAAGCTCGGAGACGTCCTCTACGTCCGCAGGATTGAGGAGCTCTCAAAAAAGCCCTTCAGGGAACAGCTTGAATTAATCAGCCACTACGCTCACTATGCCCGCCGTTTAGCGATAGACGAAACGGGTCTTGGAATGCAACTTGCCGAGGAGCTGAAAGAGCGCTTTGGCTCCAAAGTCATTCCCGTTTACTTTTCTGCGAAAAACAAAGAGGAGCTTGCAGAAAAGCTCCGTGCCAAGTTTCAGGATAGGCTCATAAGAGTTCCGGCAGACCCTGACCTAAGAGAGGACCTACACTCTGTCAGGAAGACCGTTACGAACGCAGGCAACGTTAGATACGAGGGCTCTACGCAGGAGAGCCACGCCGACAGGTTCTGGAGTCTGGCTCTGGCCGTTCACGCCGCCACTCAAAAGAGAGGCGGATTTTTCTTTAAACCCTTAAAACTCAAGTTCATTTAG
- a CDS encoding HU family DNA-binding protein, whose product MTKYELVNELRQRVSRKLGKQVRKELIETTVEELLDLIVFKVFGGEEVKIRGFGKFYLKEASPRRARNPKTGEVVNVPPRKVFAFKPSKDIRFVEVK is encoded by the coding sequence ATGACAAAATACGAGCTCGTAAACGAACTAAGACAAAGGGTTTCAAGGAAACTGGGTAAGCAGGTTAGGAAGGAGCTCATTGAAACAACTGTTGAAGAACTCCTTGATTTGATTGTGTTCAAAGTCTTCGGGGGCGAAGAAGTAAAGATAAGGGGGTTCGGCAAGTTTTACCTAAAAGAAGCTTCCCCGAGGAGGGCCAGGAACCCGAAAACTGGAGAAGTTGTCAATGTTCCGCCAAGAAAGGTCTTTGCATTCAAACCCAGTAAAGACATCAGGTTCGTGGAGGTTAAGTGA